The Paenibacillus macerans genome includes a window with the following:
- a CDS encoding phosphate ABC transporter substrate-binding protein translates to MKKSMLMVLTLVLSLTLAACGQGGNAKTNTSGAEGGNGGATSEAAANNGGNKATSDLSGSVLSVGSSALQPLVDQVSKKFMEQNPNVSIQVQGGGSGTGLTQVSGGQADIGNSDVFAEEKLEAAQASELVDHQVAVVAMAAVVNPDVTVDNLTKDQLVQIFTGKVTNWKDLGGPDQKIQIVNRPSSSGTRATFEKYALGTKTEDLQGSIQEDSSGTVKKLVGETPGAIGYLALSYLDETVKAVKYEGVEATVDNVANGTYPVWAYEHMYTKGEPNEVVKAFLDYMVSPEVQGDNGDVVELGYIPISKMQVKRDVDGNITK, encoded by the coding sequence ATGAAAAAGAGTATGCTTATGGTTTTGACTTTGGTATTAAGCTTGACCTTGGCGGCTTGCGGTCAGGGCGGCAACGCGAAAACTAACACCTCGGGTGCTGAAGGCGGTAATGGAGGTGCGACGAGCGAGGCAGCGGCAAACAATGGCGGGAACAAGGCGACTTCGGATTTGTCCGGTTCGGTCCTGTCTGTAGGTTCCTCGGCGCTTCAACCGCTGGTAGATCAAGTTTCGAAAAAATTCATGGAGCAAAATCCGAACGTATCCATTCAGGTTCAAGGCGGAGGCAGCGGCACGGGGCTGACGCAAGTTTCCGGCGGACAGGCTGACATCGGCAACTCCGACGTGTTCGCTGAAGAGAAGTTGGAAGCCGCTCAAGCTTCCGAACTGGTTGACCACCAAGTAGCGGTTGTCGCTATGGCCGCTGTAGTAAATCCGGATGTAACGGTCGACAACCTTACGAAAGATCAACTGGTGCAAATTTTTACGGGTAAAGTAACGAACTGGAAAGACCTGGGCGGCCCGGATCAAAAGATTCAAATCGTAAACCGTCCTTCGAGCTCCGGTACGCGCGCCACCTTTGAGAAATACGCGCTTGGCACGAAGACGGAAGACCTGCAAGGTTCGATCCAAGAGGATTCCTCCGGTACGGTTAAGAAGCTTGTCGGCGAAACGCCGGGAGCCATCGGTTATCTTGCGCTTTCCTACCTGGATGAAACCGTAAAAGCTGTGAAATACGAAGGCGTGGAAGCAACAGTGGACAATGTGGCTAACGGCACTTATCCGGTATGGGCTTACGAGCATATGTACACGAAGGGCGAGCCGAACGAAGTCGTTAAGGCGTTCCTGGACTATATGGTCTCCCCTGAAGTACAAGGCGATAACGGCGATGTTGTGGAACTCGGCTATATCCCGATCAGCAAAATGCAAGTTAAACGCGATGTGGACGGCAACATTACCAAGTAA
- the nrdR gene encoding transcriptional regulator NrdR, giving the protein MKCPYCDYLGTKVLDSRPANENRSIRRRRECEQCSRRFTTFEMVEEMPLIVIKKDGSREEFSREKMLRGLIRACEKRPVSVERLESIVSEVERSVRHSANAEVESREIGELVMEQLYPVDEVAYVRFASVYRQFKDINMFMKELTGLLSKNTRELE; this is encoded by the coding sequence TTGAAATGTCCGTATTGCGATTATTTGGGGACAAAGGTGCTGGATTCAAGGCCGGCCAACGAAAACAGGTCGATCCGCCGCCGGCGGGAATGCGAGCAATGCAGCCGGCGGTTTACGACCTTTGAAATGGTGGAAGAAATGCCGCTGATCGTCATCAAGAAGGATGGAAGCCGCGAGGAGTTCAGCCGCGAGAAAATGCTGCGCGGGTTGATCCGGGCTTGCGAGAAACGCCCCGTTTCCGTGGAGCGGCTGGAAAGCATCGTGTCCGAGGTGGAGCGGTCCGTGCGCCATTCGGCCAATGCCGAAGTGGAAAGCCGCGAGATCGGCGAACTGGTGATGGAGCAATTGTATCCCGTGGACGAAGTGGCTTATGTTCGTTTTGCTTCGGTGTACCGCCAGTTTAAAGATATCAATATGTTTATGAAGGAACTGACCGGGCTGCTGTCCAAAAATACGAGAGAACTCGAATAG